One window from the genome of Paenibacillus sp. encodes:
- a CDS encoding response regulator transcription factor codes for MNILLVDDEPFVRASMARIIANVEPNHAVREAEDGEEALQALEAERSDLVITDIRMPAVNGLELAKRIRERWPDIDVVMLTGHADFEYAQEAIRYHVTEYLLKPVSLDHMRRVIAQAEERLRERKAAEAVGKLRTKSLLEKRVHDLCYELPLPYYDESLFPPFERFALYAFSVTADGGRERTARFAAKNVAEEAMAAYGTPVVVPTDRAVVAALFLARGAEPPPSADTLRALAEGVAETAKRVARLDVAGAFGGASAQLRDMQELYRSALAQLGAPQEAEPAASAPEVHRIVRAALDLVQERYAEDLTLTSLAETLYVSPNYLSGLFKSETGETFTHHLTKARMAQAKKLLRETNLKIYTICEQVGYTDQAHFSRMFKTLEGMSPYEYRSKTTI; via the coding sequence ATGAACATTTTGCTCGTCGACGACGAACCGTTCGTGCGCGCCTCGATGGCGCGGATCATCGCGAACGTCGAACCGAACCATGCCGTGCGCGAAGCGGAGGACGGCGAGGAGGCGCTCCAGGCGCTCGAAGCGGAGCGGTCCGACCTCGTCATCACCGACATCCGCATGCCGGCGGTGAACGGTCTGGAGCTGGCGAAGCGCATCCGGGAGCGATGGCCGGACATCGACGTCGTCATGCTGACCGGCCACGCCGATTTCGAATACGCGCAGGAAGCGATTCGGTACCATGTGACCGAATATTTGCTGAAGCCGGTCTCGCTCGACCATATGCGCCGGGTCATCGCCCAAGCGGAGGAGCGGCTGCGGGAGCGCAAGGCGGCGGAGGCCGTCGGCAAGCTGCGGACGAAGAGTCTGCTCGAGAAGCGCGTGCACGACTTGTGCTATGAGCTGCCGCTGCCGTATTACGACGAGTCGCTGTTCCCGCCGTTCGAACGGTTCGCTTTGTACGCGTTCTCCGTGACGGCGGACGGCGGCCGGGAGCGGACGGCGCGCTTCGCCGCGAAGAACGTCGCGGAGGAAGCGATGGCGGCGTACGGTACCCCGGTCGTCGTGCCGACGGACCGGGCGGTCGTCGCCGCGCTGTTCCTTGCGCGCGGAGCGGAACCGCCGCCGTCCGCGGATACGCTCCGCGCGCTGGCGGAGGGCGTCGCCGAGACGGCGAAGCGAGTCGCGAGGCTCGACGTCGCCGGGGCGTTCGGCGGCGCGTCCGCGCAGCTCCGCGACATGCAGGAGCTGTACCGCAGCGCGCTCGCGCAGCTTGGCGCCCCCCAGGAGGCCGAGCCGGCCGCGTCCGCACCGGAGGTGCACCGCATCGTCCGCGCCGCTCTCGACCTCGTCCAGGAGCGGTACGCGGAAGATTTGACGCTGACCTCGCTCGCCGAGACGCTGTACGTCAGCCCGAACTACCTCAGCGGCTTGTTTAAATCCGAAACGGGCGAGACGTTTACGCATCATTTGACGAAAGCGCGGATGGCGCAGGCGAAGAAGCTGCTGCGGGAGACGAACCTGAAAATTTACACGATCTGCGAGCAGGTCGGCTATACGGATCAGGCGCATTTCAGCCGCATGTTCAAGACGCTGGAGGGGATGTCTCCGTACGAATACCGCTCGAAAACAACGATCTGA
- a CDS encoding sugar ABC transporter permease, whose protein sequence is MVLHTDPPQAARQPSVRKPWQTQRFRDCFSGYLYIAPFFLVFGVFTVFPVLWSGYISFFSWNVLGEKEFIGFQNYVWILTDDPRFWKSVGNTFSIWIMSTVPQLFFALVIANLLNSNALRFKQFFRVGLFVPNVTSLVAVAIVFTSIFGYNYGLLNYVLNAWFGLEKTDWGASYFGAQVALSIMVMWRWTGYNAIIYLAALQSIPNDLYEAATIDGASKRQQFFHITIPMIRPMILFTVVMSTIGGMQLFVEPLLYQGAQGGSQGQVLTMVLYLYDTAFTKNSFGYASAIAWVMFLIIIVFSFFNMYLTRKIQSAN, encoded by the coding sequence ATGGTATTGCACACCGACCCGCCTCAGGCCGCACGCCAACCGTCCGTCCGTAAGCCGTGGCAGACGCAGCGGTTCCGCGATTGCTTTTCCGGCTATTTGTACATCGCACCGTTCTTCCTCGTTTTCGGCGTCTTTACGGTGTTTCCGGTGCTGTGGTCGGGGTATATCTCGTTTTTCTCTTGGAACGTTCTCGGCGAGAAGGAGTTCATCGGCTTCCAAAACTACGTGTGGATCCTGACGGACGACCCGCGGTTTTGGAAATCGGTCGGCAACACGTTCTCGATCTGGATCATGTCGACCGTGCCGCAGCTGTTTTTCGCGCTCGTCATCGCCAATTTGCTCAATTCGAACGCGCTGCGGTTCAAGCAGTTTTTCCGCGTCGGCCTGTTCGTCCCGAACGTCACATCGCTGGTCGCCGTCGCGATCGTGTTCACGAGCATTTTCGGCTACAATTACGGGCTGCTGAATTACGTGCTGAACGCTTGGTTCGGCCTTGAGAAAACGGATTGGGGCGCATCGTATTTCGGCGCGCAGGTGGCGCTGTCCATCATGGTCATGTGGCGTTGGACGGGGTATAACGCGATCATTTATTTGGCGGCGCTGCAGTCGATTCCGAACGATTTGTACGAAGCGGCGACGATCGACGGCGCCTCGAAGCGGCAGCAGTTTTTCCACATTACGATCCCGATGATTCGGCCGATGATCTTGTTCACGGTCGTCATGTCGACGATCGGCGGCATGCAGCTGTTCGTCGAACCGCTCCTGTACCAAGGCGCGCAAGGCGGTTCGCAAGGACAAGTGCTCACGATGGTGCTGTATTTGTACGACACGGCGTTCACGAAAAACTCGTTCGGCTATGCGTCGGCGATCGCTTGGGTGATGTTCCTCATTATCATCGTGTTCTCGTTCTTCAATATGTATTTGACGCGCAAGATCCAATCGGCGAACTAG
- a CDS encoding ABC transporter substrate-binding protein, which produces MMKRGALLLFSVMLAFVTAACSSGGGGGSGGSDGKTADSGSAGGSSGEAVELNVWLFTGTGMEPFMEAYAKEHNIKLNIQQQEYADHHNGLVTALAAGSGAPDIALVEIGYIDQFKADESKFYNLADFGANDIMGDYLEWKKVQASSQDGSFIFGIPTDIGPMAAMYRTDLFEQAGLPTNRDEVSKLFSSWEAFVDVGRTIKEKTGKPMVDAANSVFDVVIGQATEHYFDEKGELIVETNPAVRRAYDLATGMAQEGLTAKITQWSPEWGAGMNNGDFAVQMAPAWMIGFMKANAPDSAGKWDIAAMPEGSGNWGGSFLTIPKESKNAQVAYDMIKTILSPAGQLELFKSNGNFPSTPSVFDDPAIQEFKDDFFSGAPVGSIYAEAAKKVTPVYYGPKYIIVDTPLTNAITEVERNGTDREAAWKTAMDQIKRDLRQ; this is translated from the coding sequence ATGATGAAACGTGGGGCTCTTCTTCTTTTCTCGGTCATGCTGGCATTCGTGACGGCGGCTTGCTCGTCCGGCGGAGGCGGCGGCAGCGGCGGTTCGGACGGCAAAACGGCGGACAGCGGCTCGGCGGGCGGCTCGTCCGGCGAAGCGGTCGAGCTGAACGTATGGCTGTTCACCGGCACGGGCATGGAGCCGTTCATGGAGGCATACGCGAAGGAGCATAACATTAAGCTGAACATTCAGCAGCAGGAATACGCCGACCATCACAACGGCCTCGTGACGGCGCTGGCGGCGGGCAGCGGCGCGCCGGACATCGCGCTCGTGGAGATCGGCTACATCGACCAGTTCAAGGCGGACGAAAGCAAGTTCTACAACTTGGCGGACTTCGGCGCGAACGACATCATGGGCGACTACCTGGAATGGAAAAAGGTGCAGGCGTCCAGCCAAGACGGCAGCTTCATCTTCGGCATTCCGACGGATATCGGGCCGATGGCCGCGATGTACCGCACCGACTTGTTCGAGCAGGCGGGCCTGCCGACGAACCGCGACGAAGTGTCGAAGCTGTTCTCCTCATGGGAAGCGTTCGTCGACGTCGGCCGGACGATCAAGGAGAAGACGGGCAAGCCGATGGTCGACGCCGCGAACTCCGTGTTCGACGTCGTTATCGGGCAGGCGACGGAGCATTACTTCGATGAGAAAGGCGAGCTGATCGTCGAGACGAACCCGGCCGTCCGCCGCGCGTACGATTTGGCGACGGGCATGGCGCAGGAAGGTTTGACGGCGAAAATTACGCAGTGGTCCCCGGAGTGGGGCGCAGGGATGAACAACGGCGACTTCGCGGTCCAAATGGCGCCGGCGTGGATGATCGGCTTCATGAAGGCGAACGCGCCGGATTCCGCGGGCAAGTGGGACATCGCGGCGATGCCGGAAGGCAGCGGCAACTGGGGCGGCTCGTTCCTGACGATCCCGAAGGAAAGCAAGAACGCGCAAGTCGCTTACGACATGATCAAAACGATTTTGTCGCCGGCAGGCCAGCTGGAGCTGTTCAAGAGCAACGGCAACTTCCCATCCACGCCTAGCGTGTTCGACGATCCGGCGATCCAAGAATTCAAAGACGACTTCTTCAGCGGCGCGCCGGTCGGCAGCATCTACGCCGAAGCGGCGAAGAAGGTGACGCCGGTCTACTACGGTCCGAAATATATCATCGTCGACACGCCGCTCACGAACGCGATCACGGAAGTGGAGCGCAACGGCACCGATCGCGAGGCGGCCTGGAAGACGGCAATGGATCAAATCAAGCGCGACCTGCGGCAATAA